A single genomic interval of Symphalangus syndactylus isolate Jambi chromosome 18, NHGRI_mSymSyn1-v2.1_pri, whole genome shotgun sequence harbors:
- the LOC129468389 gene encoding uncharacterized protein: MVHPPLQSEQDLPQKQNRIPLTGTMSRDSDSSAQGPGRTKAADRSQDLHGNASETMRCHLHGAALAKRLQPCQPLASQAQKPPERCFEDKPRRPAMLMRVFGNRFSKFCLWFVKKKKIRSVIKDFNK; the protein is encoded by the exons ATGGTGCATCCCCCACTTCAGTCTGAACAGGACCTGCCTCAGAAGCAGAATCGGATTCCACTGACTGGGACAATGTCACGTGACAGCGACTCCAGCGCCCAGGGGCCCGGGAGAACAAAGGCGGCTGACCGG TCACAGGACCTGCACGGCAACGCATCTGAGACAATGCGGTGTCACCTTCACGGAGCCGCTCTGGCAAAGAGACTCCAGCCTTGCCAGCCTCTCGCCTCCCAAGCACAGAAGCCTCCAGAACGCTGCTTCGAGGACAAGCCCAGGAGACCTGCCATGCTCATGCGTGTCTTTGGAAACAGGTTCTCTAAATTTTGCTTGtggtttgttaaaaaaaaaaaaatcagaagtgtaATCAAAGACTTCAACAAATGA